One window from the genome of Melospiza georgiana isolate bMelGeo1 chromosome 13, bMelGeo1.pri, whole genome shotgun sequence encodes:
- the CILP gene encoding cartilage intermediate layer protein 1 translates to MVTMKGWILLLLWGATSVLGQRILKPALSRIQIGQRTFSPLVMLSLESTRSSSRRGEPTFTYVRRSPLVQDSKRFLSPWSKWSECSAKCGQTGVQKRTRSCLAEPLWGVHCNEATEEGRLCIGHVCSACNITCPMGHVNADCDTCMCEDATLHGKVSLEDGSPAADARVYLQAKKLKLLTTADNRGMFRIPGVCPDGKNTLKIKKAKYATATVTVPESNRRNLAMQVQLHRSGKPYVFRSPEDKARRVGQSVSLCCDARGSPAPDRYLWYHNGSLLDPSLYKYKNNLILKNLKREQSGEYFCKASSAGGSAKSQVAKLAVIGRQEAACDSQPQSHLIRLPHDCFQKATNSFYYDVGKCPAKTCVGKLDKGLRCKDNVSYCCGVSKMETRDISCDGYTLPTKVIVECGCKICTETKIMVRGRATAADNGEPLRFGHIYMGNKRVSMTGYKGTFSIHVPADMERLVLTFVDRLQKFVNTTKVLPFKENGGAVFHEIKLLRKKAPVTLESTETNVISLGEMEEDDPIAELEIPPNAFYRKNGEVYSGKVKASVTFLDPRNVSTAPVTQSDLNFVDEEGDVFPLRTYGMFSVDFTDERGTESLNAEKVKVHLDAAQVKMPEHVQEMKLWSLNPETGLWEEEGDFNLEKSTRRKREERTFLVGNMEIKERRLFNLDVPESRRCYVKVRAYRSERFLQSEQIQGVVISIINLEPEPGFSSNPRAWGRFDSVVTGPNGACVPAFCDEQNPEAYGAYILASLGGEELEAVPSAPKLNPAAIGVPQPYLNKLNYRRTDHEDPNIKKTAFSINMAKPSPNSPEENNGPIYAYENLSECEEAPHSAAHFRFYRIEGDRYDFNTVPFNEDDLMSWTDDYLAWWPKPMEFRACYIKVKINGPQEVNVRSRNMGGTHPRTIGQLYGIRDVRSIRDPQQRDVSAACLEFKCSGMLFDQDRVDRTLVKVIPQGNCRRVSVNSMLHEYLVNHLPMATNNDTSEYTMLAPLDPLGHNYGIYTVTDQDPRIAKEIALGRCFDGTSDGTSRIMKSDVGIGLTFTCSERSTTEQSIFQSQRNLGQQSPRDPGRQSPRDPGRQSPRDPGRQSPRDPGRQSPRDSGQQSLGDLGWQSPRDSGRQSPRDWSQQSPRDSGQQSILVLPGQSPVYQRPPASRRNNQARIPMTGQRPTY, encoded by the exons ATGGTCACCATGAAAGGCTggatcctcctcctcctctggggaGCCACATCTGTTTTAG GACAAAGGATTCTGAAACCAGCCCTCAGCAGGATCCAGATAGGACAGAGAACCTTCAGCCCGCTGGTAATGCTCAGCTTGGAGA GTACGAGGAGCAGCTCTCGCCGGGGAGAGCCCACCTTCACCTACGTCAGACGCA GTCCACTGGTGCAAGATTCAAAAAGGTTTTTGTCTCCATGGTCGAAATGGAGCGAGTGCTCAGCCAAGTGTGGCCAAACCGGGGTGCAGAAGCGCACCAGATCCTGCCTGGCTGAGCCTCTCTGGGGCGTGCACTGTAATGAAGCAACTGAGGAAGGGCGGCTCTGCATTGGACATGTTTGCTCAG CCTGCAACATCACCTGCCCCATGGGCCATGTCAACGCTGACTGTGACACTTGCATGTGTGAGGATGCCACGCTGCATGGGAAGGTGTCTCTCGAGGATGGGTCACCTGCTGCCGATGCCCGGGTCTACCTGCAAGCCAAGAAACTCAAGCTGTTGACAACGGCTGATAACAGAGGCATGTTTAGGATCCCAGGGGTTTGTCCTGATGGCAAAAACACCCTTAAAATAAAGAAAGCCAAATATGCAACAGCGACTGTCACCGTGCCCGAGAGCAACCGGAGAAACCTGGCGATGCAAGTGCAGCTGCACCGATCAG gCAAACCCTATGTTTTCAGGAGCCCTGAGGACAAAGCCAGGAGAGTGGGACAGAGTGTGTCACTCTGCTGCGACGCCCGAGGGAGCCCAGCTCCCGACCGCTACCTCTG GTACCACAATGGCTCACTGCTGGATCCCTCATTGTACAAATATAAAAACAACCTGATTTTGAAGAACCTGAAGAGAGAACAGTCAGGAGAGTATTTCTGCAAGGCCAGCAGTGCCGGGGGGTCAGCAAAGTCCCAAGTTGCCAAGCTGGCTGTCATAG GAAGACAAGAGGCAGCCTGTGACTCCCAACCCCAAAGCCACCTCATCCGACTTCCTCACGATTGCTTCCAAAAAGCAACAAACTCCTTCTATTACGACGTGGGCAAGTGCCCAGCAAAGACCTGTGTGGGGAAGCTGGATAAGGGACTTCGGTGTAAGGACAATGTCTCCTACTGCTGTGGGGTATCCAAGATGGAAACCAGGGACATCTCCTGCGATGGCTACACGCTTCCCACTAAAGTCATCGTCGAATGCGGTTGTAAAATATGCACCGAGACCAAAATAATGGTTCGAGGCcgagccacagcagcagataatggTGAGCCACTGAGGTTTGGCCACATCTACATGGGGAACAAGAGAGTGAGTATGACTGGCTACAAGGGAACCTTCTCCATCCACGTCCCAGCAGATATGGAGAGACTGGTTCTAACTTTTGTGGACCGGCTGCAGAAGTTTGTGAACACAACAAAAGTTCTGCCCTTCAAGGAAAATGGAGGTGCTGTATTTCATGAGATCAAGCTACTGAGAAAGAAAGCCCCTGTTACACTGGAATCCACCGAAACCAATGTGATTTCTTTAGGGGAAATGGAAGAAGATGATCCAATTGCTGAATTAGAAATTCCTCCCAACGCATTTTATAGGAAAAATGGAGAGGTCTACAGTGGCAAAGTGAAAGCCAGTGTGACATTTCTGGACCCAAGAAACGTCTCTACAGCCCCTGTGACACAAAGTGACCTGAACTTTGTAGATGAGGAAGGAGACGTATTTCCACTCCGCACGTACGGCATGTTTTCTGTGGACTTCACAGATGAACGGGGCACTGAGTCCCTCAATGCAGAAAAGGTGAAGGTTCATTTGGATGCTGCTCAGGTCAAGATGCCAGAGCATGTGCAAGAGATGAAGCTTTGGTCCCTGAACCCAGAGACAGGGTTATGGGAGGAAGAAGGGGACTTCAACCTTGAGAAAAGCACACGGCGCAAAAGGGAGGAGAGAACCTTTTTGGTTGGGAACATGGAGATCAAAGAGAGGCGTCTTTTTAACCTGGATGTCCCTGAGAGCAGACGGTGCTACGTCAAAGTACGAGCCTACAGAAGTGAGCGATTTCTGCAAAGTGAGCAGATCCAAGGGGTTGTGATTTCTATTATAAACTTGGAGCCAGAACCAGGGTTCTCCTCCAACCCCAGAGCATGGGGCCGTTTCGACAGCGTAGTCACTGGTCCCAATGGCGCCTGTGTGCCTGCCTTCTGCGATGAGCAAAACCCCGAAGCCTACGGAGCTTACATCTTGGCAAGCCTGGGGGGTGAAGAGCTCGaagctgtgccctctgctcccaaaCTCAACCCTGCTGCTATTGGGGTCCCACAGCCATACCTCAACAAGCTTAACTACAGGAGGACAGACCATGAGGACCCCAACATCAAGAAAACAGCATTCAGCATTAACATGGCCAAGCCAAGCCCTAATTCCCCAGAAGAGAACAATGGCCCTATTTATGCCTATGAAAACCTCAGTGAATGCGAGGAAGCTCCACATAGTGCTGCTCACTTCAGGTTTTATAGGATAGAAGGAGACCGGTATGACTTCAATACTGTTCCCTTCAATGAAGATGACCTCATGAGCTGGACTGATGACTACCTGGCATGGTGGCCCAAGCCCATGGAATTTAGAGCCTGCTAcattaaagtaaaaataaacgGACCCCAAGAAGTGAATGTAAGATCTCGTAACATGGGTGGGACACACCCACGCACCATCGGCCAGCTGTACGGCATCCGGGATGTGCGCAGCATCCGCGACCCCCAGCAGCGGGACGTGTCGGCAGCCTGCCTGGAGTTCAAGTGCAGCGGAATGCTCTTCGACCAGGACCGCGTGGACCGCACGCTCGTCAAAGTGATCCCACAAGGCAACTGCCGCCGAGTGAGCGTCAACAGCATGCTCCACGAGTACCTGGTGAACCACCTCCCCATGGCCACCAACAACGACACCAGCGAGTACACAATGCTGGCACCTCTTGACCCGCTGGGACACAACTACGGCATCTACACAGTCACTGATCAAGACCCGAGGATCGCCAAGGAAATCGCCCTGGGCAGGTGTTTTGATGGCACATCTGATGGCACATCCAGAATCATGAAGAGCGATGTCGGCATTGGGTTGACTTTCACCTGTTCAGAGAGGAGCACGACAGAGCAAAGCATCTTCCAGTCTCAGAGGAACTTGGGCCAGCAGTCTCCAAGGGACCCGGGCCGGCAGTCTCCGAGGGACCCGGGCCGGCAGTCTCCAAGGGACCCGGGCCGGCAGTCTCCAAGGGACCCGGGCCGGCAGTCTCCGAGGGACTCAGGCCAGCAGTCTTTGGGGGACTTGGGCTGGCAGTCTCCGAGGGACTCGGGCCGGCAGTCTCCGAGGGACTGGAGCCAGCAGTCTCCGAGGGACTCAGGCCAGCAGTCCATCCTGGTTCTGCCAGGGCAAAGCCCTGTGTACCAGAGGCCACCGGCAAGCCGCCGTAACAACCAAGCCAGGATCCCGATGACGGGTCAACGTCCCACCTACTAG